A genome region from Rhinopithecus roxellana isolate Shanxi Qingling chromosome 10, ASM756505v1, whole genome shotgun sequence includes the following:
- the LOC104666661 gene encoding tubulin alpha-1B chain-like: MRECISIHVGQAGVQIGNACWELYCLEHGIQPDGQMPSDKTIGGGDDSFNTFFSEMGAGKHVPRAVFVDLEPTVIDEVRTGTYRQLFHPEQLITGKEDAANNYARGHYTIGKEIIDLVLDRIRKLADQCPGLQGFLVFHSFGGGTGSGFTSLLMERLSVDYGKKSKLEFSIYPAPQVSTAVVEPYNSILTTHTTLEHSDCAFMVDNEAIYDICRRNLDIERPTYTNLNRLISQIVSSITASLRFDGALNVDLTEFQTNLVPYPRIHFPLATYAPVISAEKAYHEQLSVAEITNACFEPANQMVKCDPRHGKYMACCLLYCGDVVPKDVNAAIATIKTKRSIQFVDWCPTGFKVGINYQPPTVVPGGDLAKVQRAVCMLSNTTAIAEAWARLDHKFDLMYAKRAFVHWYVGEGMEEGEFSEAREDMAALEKDYEEVGVDSVEGEGEEEGEEY, encoded by the coding sequence ATGCGTGAGTGCATCTCcatccacgttggccaggctggtgtccagaTTGGCAATGCCTGCTGGGAGCTCTACTGCCTGGAACATGGCATCCAGCCCGATGGCCAGATGCCGAGTGACAAGACCATTGGGGGAGGAGATGACTCCTTCAACACCTTCTTCAGTGAGATGGGCGCTGGCAAGCATGTGCCCCGGGCAGTGTTTGTAGACTTGGAACCCACGGTCATTGATGAAGTTCGCACTGGCACCTACCGCCAGCTCTTCCACCCTGAGCAGCTCATCACAGGCAAGGAAGATGCTGCCAATAACTATGCCCGAGGGCACTACACCATTGGCAAGGAGATCATTGACCTTGTGTTGGACCGAATTCGCAAGCTGGCTGACCAGTGCCCCGGTCTTCAGGGCTTCTTGGTTTTCCACAGCTTTGGTGGGGGAACTGGTTCTGGGTTCACCTCCCTGCTCATGGAACGTCTCTCAGTTGATTATGGCAAGAAGTCCAAGCTGGAGTTCTCCATTTACCCAGCACCCCAGGTTTCCACAGCTGTAGTTGAGCCCTACAACTCCATCCTCACCACCCACACCACCCTGGAGCACTCTGATTGTGCCTTCATGGTAGACAATGAGGCCATCTATGACATCTGTCGTAGAAACCTTGATATTGAGCGTCCAACCTACACTAACCTTAACCGCCTTATTAGCCAGATTGTGTCCTCCATCACTGCTTCCCTGAGATTTGATGGAGCCCTGAATGTTGACCTGACAgaattccagaccaacctggtGCCCTACCCCCGCATCCACTTCCCTCTGGCCACATACGCCCCTGTCATCTCTGCTGAGAAAGCCTATCATGAACAGCTTTCTGTAGCAGAGATCACCAATGCTTGCTTTGAGCCAGCCAACCAGATGGTGAAATGTGACCCTCGCCATGGTAAATACATGGCTTGCTGCCTGTTGTACTGTGGTGATGTGGTTCCCAAAGATGTCAATGCTGCCATTGCCACCATCAAGACCAAGCGCAGCATCCAGTTTGTGGATTGGTGCCCCACTGGCTTCAAGGTTGGCATCAACTACCAGCCTCCCACTGTGGTGCCTGGTGGAGACCTGGCCAAGGTTCAGAGAGCTGTGTGCATGCTGAGCAACACCACAGCTATTGCTGAGGCCTGGGCTCGCCTGGACCACAAGTTTGACCTGATGTATGCCAAGCGTGCCTTTGTTCACTGGTATGTGGgtgaggggatggaggaaggcgAGTTCTCTGAGGCCCGTGAAGACATGGCTGCCCTTGAGAAGGATTATGAGGAGGTTGGTGTGGATTCTGTTGAAGGAGAGggtgaggaagaaggagaggaataCTAA